One genomic region from Cetobacterium sp. ZOR0034 encodes:
- a CDS encoding TIGR03936 family radical SAM-associated protein has product MKKRIFFDKYGEMRFISHLDMLRFADRLLKKAHIPMKYTQGFHPRPKISLGNPVSLGTEAFNELMDIELSEVMTNEEVLERMNSAAVPGFRVNKVETVEDKKSIVDTYTNALFQITGEKEDIDTLENLFNQDEIIERKEKNGKISERNLGERVKDFSRVENTIELELVNTSPNSFLILAGVDIKNVHIIKKGYKI; this is encoded by the coding sequence ATGAAAAAGAGAATATTTTTTGATAAGTATGGAGAGATGAGATTTATATCCCATTTAGATATGCTTAGATTTGCAGATAGACTATTAAAGAAAGCTCATATACCTATGAAATACACACAAGGGTTTCATCCAAGACCAAAGATATCTTTAGGAAACCCAGTATCCTTAGGAACTGAAGCTTTTAATGAGTTAATGGATATAGAGTTATCAGAAGTGATGACAAATGAGGAAGTTTTAGAAAGAATGAATTCTGCAGCTGTTCCTGGCTTTAGAGTAAATAAAGTTGAAACAGTAGAGGATAAAAAAAGTATTGTAGATACTTATACAAATGCTTTATTCCAAATAACAGGGGAAAAAGAGGATATAGATACTTTAGAAAATCTATTCAATCAAGATGAAATAATTGAAAGAAAAGAGAAAAATGGTAAAATATCTGAGAGAAATTTAGGTGAGAGAGTTAAAGATTTCTCTAGAGTAGAGAATACGATTGAGTTAGAACTGGTTAATACTTCACCAAATTCATTTTTAATATTAGCAGGTGTGGATATTAAGAACGTACATATAATAAAAAAGGGTTATAAAATCTAA
- the serS gene encoding serine--tRNA ligase, whose amino-acid sequence MLDLRFIRENIDTLQEMLVNRGSNIDLQEFVTLDTERREILSEVETLKNKRNTESAEVARRKKAGEDASEIIAEMGKVSAQIKELDAKLAEVEEKVTYFQMTLPNAYHSSTPIGKDEDDNVEIRRWGTPKEFTFEPKEHWELGENLGILDFERGAKLGGSRFTIYRGAAARLERALISFMLDIHTTEHGYTEHLTPFIVRREVCEGTGQLPKFEEDMYKTTDDMFLISTSEITLTNIHRQEILNESDLPKYYTAYSPCFRREAGSYGRDLKGLIRQHQFNKVEMVKLATPETSYDELEKMLVNAETILQRLELPYRVIHLCSGDMGFGAAKTYDIEVWLPGQNKFREISSCSNCGDFQARRMGLKYRPEGSSKSEFCHTLNGSGLAVGRTLLAIMENYQQEDGSFLIPEALVPYMGGMTVVKK is encoded by the coding sequence ATGCTAGATTTAAGATTTATTCGTGAAAATATTGATACACTTCAAGAGATGCTGGTAAACAGAGGAAGTAACATCGATCTTCAAGAGTTTGTAACATTAGATACAGAAAGAAGAGAGATTTTATCCGAAGTTGAAACGTTAAAAAATAAAAGAAATACAGAGTCTGCGGAAGTAGCTAGAAGAAAAAAAGCTGGAGAGGACGCATCTGAAATAATTGCTGAAATGGGAAAAGTTTCTGCTCAAATAAAAGAATTAGATGCTAAACTTGCTGAGGTAGAGGAGAAAGTAACATATTTCCAAATGACATTACCAAATGCATACCACTCAAGTACTCCTATAGGAAAAGATGAAGATGATAACGTTGAAATCAGAAGATGGGGAACACCAAAAGAGTTCACATTTGAGCCAAAAGAGCATTGGGAATTAGGAGAGAACTTAGGAATATTAGACTTCGAAAGAGGAGCTAAGCTAGGTGGGTCAAGATTTACAATATATAGAGGTGCTGCAGCGAGATTAGAGAGAGCTTTAATCAGTTTCATGCTAGATATACATACAACTGAACATGGGTACACAGAGCATTTAACACCATTTATCGTAAGAAGAGAGGTTTGTGAAGGAACTGGACAATTACCTAAGTTTGAAGAGGATATGTATAAAACAACTGATGATATGTTCTTAATCTCAACTTCGGAGATTACATTAACAAATATTCATAGACAAGAAATTTTAAATGAAAGCGATTTACCAAAATATTACACTGCTTACTCACCTTGTTTTAGAAGAGAAGCTGGATCTTACGGAAGAGATTTAAAAGGATTAATTAGACAACATCAATTTAATAAAGTTGAAATGGTTAAGTTAGCTACTCCAGAAACATCTTATGACGAATTAGAAAAGATGTTAGTTAATGCTGAAACTATTCTTCAAAGATTAGAGTTACCATACAGAGTAATTCACCTTTGTTCAGGAGATATGGGATTCGGAGCAGCTAAAACTTATGATATAGAAGTATGGTTACCAGGGCAAAATAAATTTAGAGAGATTTCATCTTGTTCTAACTGTGGAGATTTCCAAGCAAGAAGAATGGGATTAAAGTATAGACCAGAAGGAAGTTCAAAGAGTGAATTCTGCCATACATTAAATGGATCAGGATTAGCAGTAGGAAGAACATTACTTGCAATTATGGAAAACTACCAACAAGAGGATGGATCATTCTTAATACCAGAAGCATTAGTACCATACATGGGTGGTATGACTGTTGTTAAAAAGTAG
- the fba gene encoding class II fructose-1,6-bisphosphate aldolase codes for MSYNYKDLGLSNTREMFAKANREHYAVPAFNFNNMEQMLAIVEACAEMGSPVILQCSTGALKYMTKEVAPLLAKAAVDRARAMGSDIPVALHLDHGPNLDAVKACIDAGFSSVMIDGSHYSFEENIAITKEVVEYAKQFDVTVEAELGVLAGVEDDVVAEHSIFTNPDEVEEFVSRTGVESLAIAIGTSHGAHKFKPGTDPKLELNILAEIERRLPGFPIVLHGSSAVPQKYVEEIKKFGGQLKDAIGIPDTELMGAAKSGVAKINVDTDGRLAFTAGVRRVFGEQPGEFDPRKYLGVAQAEMKAYYKSKIKTVFGSENAYTAAK; via the coding sequence ATGTCATATAATTACAAAGATTTAGGATTATCTAATACTAGAGAAATGTTCGCAAAGGCTAATAGAGAGCACTACGCAGTTCCAGCATTCAACTTCAACAACATGGAGCAAATGTTAGCAATCGTAGAAGCTTGTGCTGAAATGGGTTCACCAGTTATATTACAATGTTCAACAGGGGCATTAAAATATATGACAAAAGAGGTTGCTCCATTATTAGCAAAGGCAGCTGTGGATAGAGCAAGAGCTATGGGATCAGATATTCCAGTAGCATTACACTTAGATCACGGACCAAACTTAGACGCAGTAAAGGCTTGTATAGATGCAGGATTCTCATCAGTAATGATCGATGGTTCTCACTATTCATTCGAAGAAAATATAGCAATCACAAAAGAAGTTGTAGAGTACGCAAAGCAATTTGACGTAACTGTAGAGGCTGAATTAGGAGTTCTAGCTGGAGTAGAAGATGACGTTGTTGCAGAGCACAGTATCTTTACAAACCCTGATGAAGTTGAAGAGTTCGTATCAAGAACTGGAGTAGAGTCATTAGCAATCGCTATTGGAACTTCTCATGGAGCTCACAAGTTCAAGCCAGGAACTGATCCTAAATTAGAGTTAAACATATTAGCTGAAATCGAAAGAAGATTACCAGGATTCCCAATCGTATTACACGGATCATCAGCAGTACCTCAAAAATACGTTGAAGAAATCAAGAAATTCGGTGGACAATTAAAAGATGCTATCGGAATTCCAGATACAGAGTTAATGGGAGCAGCTAAATCAGGTGTTGCAAAAATAAACGTTGATACTGACGGAAGACTTGCATTCACTGCAGGAGTAAGAAGAGTATTCGGAGAGCAACCTGGAGAATTCGATCCAAGAAAATACTTAGGTGTTGCACAAGCTGAAATGAAAGCTTACTACAAATCAAAAATTAAAACAGTTTTCGGTTCAGAAAACGCTTACACTGCTGCAAAGTAG
- a CDS encoding LysR family transcriptional regulator, translating to MDLNKFEYILCVAQERSFTKAAAKLYISQPALSQYVATLEEQIKVKLFDRSVTPLKLTLAGEIFIKRALEILELKKDLWRELQDLSDNLVGNISIGVSPNRSLYLLPYFFSDLKNSFPNIRVEIVEKNSQDLEKGILDGRIDVAIISLPLMTADLDYIKFFKEELFLVTPKNSEYSKRFLGARVDFDLLSEEKFILLKEKQKLRNVIESIFLKNRFIPNIYLETESQECVLEMISLGMGVGFTSNMILKNRRWEERVEAFSLKENGLNRDFAVVFKKNKKLNNVEKEFIEILQKKFKSF from the coding sequence ATGGATTTAAATAAATTTGAATATATACTATGTGTAGCTCAAGAGAGAAGTTTTACAAAAGCTGCAGCAAAACTTTATATATCACAACCAGCGTTAAGTCAATATGTGGCAACTTTAGAGGAACAAATAAAGGTTAAATTGTTTGATAGAAGTGTGACACCATTAAAATTAACTTTAGCGGGAGAGATTTTTATAAAAAGAGCTCTAGAAATATTGGAATTGAAAAAAGATTTATGGAGAGAATTGCAAGACTTATCAGATAATTTAGTGGGAAATATTTCTATAGGAGTTTCTCCAAATAGAAGTTTATATCTTTTACCATATTTTTTTTCAGATTTAAAGAATAGCTTTCCAAACATTAGAGTAGAGATTGTTGAAAAAAATAGCCAAGATTTAGAGAAGGGAATTTTAGATGGAAGAATAGATGTTGCTATAATATCATTGCCATTGATGACAGCAGATTTAGATTATATAAAATTTTTTAAAGAAGAGTTGTTTTTAGTTACACCGAAAAATAGTGAATACAGTAAAAGATTTTTGGGTGCAAGAGTAGATTTTGATTTACTTAGTGAGGAAAAATTTATTTTACTTAAAGAAAAACAAAAATTAAGAAATGTTATAGAAAGTATATTTTTAAAAAACAGATTTATTCCTAATATATATTTAGAAACAGAAAGTCAAGAATGTGTTTTAGAAATGATATCTTTAGGTATGGGAGTGGGATTCACATCTAATATGATTTTAAAAAATAGACGATGGGAAGAAAGAGTTGAAGCCTTTTCTTTAAAAGAAAATGGATTAAATCGTGATTTCGCAGTTGTTTTTAAAAAAAATAAAAAATTAAACAATGTTGAAAAAGAATTTATAGAAATTTTACAAAAAAAATTTAAATCATTCTAG
- a CDS encoding NAD(P)H-dependent oxidoreductase subunit E, which produces MACSNELKKEMYEELKKYIDEIKEKNGALISVLHKGQEIFGYLPQEVQEFIAKELNLPIAKVYGVVSFYHFFSMVPKGKYPISVCMGTACYVRGAEKVLNSIKNYLGVDVGETTEDGLFSIDALRCVGACGLAPVVLIGKDVYGKEDVKDMKKILEKYRKQESK; this is translated from the coding sequence ATGGCTTGCAGTAATGAATTAAAAAAAGAGATGTACGAAGAATTAAAGAAGTATATAGATGAAATTAAGGAAAAAAATGGTGCCTTAATTTCTGTACTTCATAAAGGGCAAGAAATATTTGGTTATCTACCTCAAGAAGTTCAGGAGTTTATAGCAAAAGAACTAAATCTACCTATAGCAAAAGTTTATGGAGTTGTAAGTTTTTATCACTTCTTTTCAATGGTTCCTAAAGGAAAGTATCCTATTTCAGTTTGTATGGGAACAGCCTGTTATGTTAGAGGAGCAGAGAAAGTATTAAATAGTATTAAAAATTATTTAGGAGTAGATGTTGGAGAAACTACAGAAGATGGTTTATTTTCGATAGATGCATTAAGATGTGTTGGTGCCTGCGGTTTGGCTCCAGTTGTTCTGATAGGTAAAGATGTGTATGGAAAAGAAGATGTAAAAGATATGAAAAAAATATTGGAAAAATATAGAAAACAAGAATCAAAATAG
- a CDS encoding NADH-quinone oxidoreductase subunit NuoF, producing MKEKKKILVCGGTGCLSAKGAKIVENLRKSIKDHGLKEEVEVIQTGCFGFCEKGPIVKIIPENTFYIEVKPDDAERIIVEDIISEKRIVELLYIDPRNGERVFEGENMEFYKKQLRIALKNCGSIDPESLEQYIAADGYAALKKVLTTMTPENVIKIIKDSGLRGRGGGGYSTGLKWEFASKNISDQKYIVCNADEGDPGAFMDRSILEGDPHSIIEGMAIAGYSIGATKGLVYIRAEYPLAIDRLRKAIDSARKEKILGEKIFGTDFDFDIEIKYGAGAFVCGEETALIHSMEGERGEPTTKPPYPAESGYWEKPTIVNNVETLANITQIILKGVEWFRSIGTKNSPGTKVFALAGKINNVGLVEVPMGITLREVIFEIGGGIKNNKKFKAVQTGGPSGGCLTEKDLDTPIDFDTLLAKGSMMGSGGMIVMDEDDCMVGVSKFYLEFTVDESCGKCAPCRIGNTRLWEILDKITKGEGREEDLELLKELSQTIKTTSLCGLGQTSPNPVLSTLNQFMDEYLEHIHERKCRAGQCQALRRYLVNDKCVGCTACARVCPVACIDGKVKERHVIDQSRCIKCGACHSACKFNAIDVA from the coding sequence ATGAAAGAGAAAAAGAAAATACTTGTTTGTGGTGGTACTGGGTGTTTATCTGCAAAGGGAGCAAAAATTGTAGAAAACTTGAGAAAATCAATAAAAGATCATGGATTAAAAGAGGAAGTAGAAGTTATTCAAACAGGATGCTTTGGTTTTTGTGAAAAGGGTCCTATAGTTAAGATAATTCCAGAGAATACATTTTATATTGAAGTAAAACCAGATGATGCAGAAAGAATAATAGTTGAGGATATAATTAGTGAAAAAAGAATAGTTGAATTGTTATATATCGATCCTAGAAATGGAGAGAGAGTTTTTGAAGGGGAAAATATGGAGTTCTACAAAAAGCAACTGAGAATTGCTTTAAAGAACTGTGGAAGTATTGATCCTGAATCATTAGAGCAATACATTGCAGCAGATGGATATGCCGCATTGAAAAAAGTGTTGACTACAATGACTCCAGAAAATGTAATAAAGATAATTAAAGATTCAGGTTTGAGAGGAAGAGGTGGAGGAGGATACTCTACTGGATTAAAATGGGAGTTTGCTTCTAAAAATATATCAGATCAAAAATATATAGTTTGTAATGCTGATGAGGGGGATCCAGGAGCTTTCATGGATAGATCTATTTTAGAGGGAGATCCACATAGTATAATAGAAGGAATGGCTATTGCAGGATATTCGATAGGTGCAACAAAAGGTCTTGTTTATATTAGAGCAGAATATCCATTAGCAATAGATAGGTTGAGAAAGGCAATTGACTCTGCAAGAAAAGAGAAAATATTAGGAGAAAAAATATTTGGAACAGATTTTGATTTTGATATTGAAATAAAATATGGTGCAGGAGCATTTGTTTGTGGAGAAGAAACAGCACTTATTCACTCTATGGAAGGTGAAAGAGGAGAACCTACAACAAAGCCACCATATCCAGCAGAATCAGGATATTGGGAGAAACCAACAATTGTTAATAATGTTGAAACACTAGCCAATATAACACAAATTATTTTGAAAGGGGTTGAATGGTTCAGAAGTATTGGAACAAAGAATTCACCTGGAACAAAAGTATTTGCTTTAGCAGGAAAAATAAATAATGTTGGATTAGTTGAAGTTCCTATGGGTATAACTTTAAGAGAGGTTATATTTGAAATTGGTGGAGGAATAAAAAATAATAAAAAATTTAAGGCTGTTCAGACTGGAGGACCTTCTGGAGGATGCTTAACAGAAAAGGATTTGGATACTCCGATAGATTTTGATACTTTATTAGCAAAAGGTTCTATGATGGGTTCAGGTGGAATGATTGTAATGGATGAAGACGACTGTATGGTTGGAGTTTCTAAGTTCTATCTCGAATTTACCGTAGATGAATCTTGTGGAAAATGTGCACCTTGTAGAATAGGCAATACAAGATTGTGGGAAATATTGGATAAGATAACGAAAGGAGAGGGAAGAGAGGAAGATTTAGAGCTATTAAAAGAGCTTTCTCAAACAATAAAAACTACATCTTTATGTGGATTAGGACAAACATCTCCAAATCCTGTATTATCAACTTTAAATCAATTTATGGATGAGTATTTAGAACATATTCATGAGAGAAAATGTAGAGCTGGTCAATGTCAAGCTTTAAGAAGATATCTTGTTAATGATAAATGTGTTGGATGTACGGCATGTGCAAGAGTTTGTCCGGTGGCTTGTATCGATGGGAAAGTAAAAGAGAGACATGTAATAGATCAAAGTAGATGTATAAAATGTGGAGCTTGTCATAGTGCTTGTAAATTTAATGCAATAGATGTAGCTTAG
- a CDS encoding NADH-dependent [FeFe] hydrogenase, group A6, translating to MKNVIVIIDGKEVEALAGTTILEAAKSAGIKIPSLCYMNIPEIGFKNDCASCRICVVEVVGRKNLVPSCATPISPGMIINTNTMEVLEKRRNVLELMLSNHPTDCLICAKNGKCDLQTLAMEFGIRDIRFKGKIFEYRREVSPSIVRDLDKCIMCRRCENMCNNIQQCQVLSAVNRGFKSVVSTAFESDLDKTNCTFCGQCVAVCPVGALYEKDYTWGLIKDIANPRKRVTVQVAPAVRVAIGEEFGYEPGTDVTGKLVTALKKLGFDDVFDTNYAADLTIMEEAAEFKLRLEKYLNGDKGVKLPILTSCCPAWVNFIEYHYPDMLDIPSSAKSPQQMFGAVLKNIWGPARGIKRDEIINVSIMPCLAKKYEASREEFSTDGVPDVDYSISTRELAHLLKQSNIDLKKLDDSEFDNPLGYSTGAAVIFGRTGGVIEAATRTLYEWMTNETLEEVNFESMRGMEGIKISEVKVGDTVVRIAIANGLSSAREILNKVKSGEEFFHAIEIMACKGGCVGGGGQPYHHGDFEKVIKRAAGLQNIDNGKMFRKSHENPYIQSLYEKYLEHPLSSEAHRILHTKYYAKKN from the coding sequence ATGAAAAATGTTATTGTTATAATAGATGGTAAAGAGGTAGAAGCTTTAGCAGGAACAACAATACTAGAAGCGGCAAAGAGTGCTGGAATAAAAATACCAAGCTTATGTTACATGAATATTCCAGAGATTGGATTTAAAAATGATTGTGCATCATGTAGAATATGTGTTGTTGAAGTAGTAGGAAGAAAAAATTTAGTGCCATCTTGCGCAACACCAATTTCACCAGGGATGATAATAAATACAAATACAATGGAAGTTTTGGAAAAAAGAAGAAATGTATTAGAGTTGATGTTATCAAATCATCCTACAGATTGCTTGATTTGTGCTAAAAACGGGAAGTGTGATTTGCAAACTTTAGCAATGGAGTTTGGAATTAGAGATATAAGATTTAAAGGGAAAATATTTGAATATAGAAGAGAAGTTTCACCTTCAATCGTAAGAGATTTAGATAAATGCATAATGTGTAGAAGATGTGAAAATATGTGTAACAATATTCAGCAATGCCAAGTATTATCTGCAGTGAATAGAGGTTTTAAATCGGTTGTTTCTACAGCTTTTGAATCAGATTTAGATAAAACGAACTGCACATTCTGTGGACAGTGTGTAGCGGTGTGTCCTGTAGGAGCTCTTTACGAGAAAGATTACACTTGGGGACTAATAAAAGATATTGCTAACCCAAGAAAAAGAGTTACAGTTCAAGTAGCTCCAGCTGTGAGGGTAGCAATAGGTGAAGAGTTTGGATATGAACCTGGAACTGATGTAACTGGAAAATTAGTTACAGCTTTAAAGAAATTGGGATTTGATGATGTGTTTGATACTAACTATGCAGCAGATTTAACAATAATGGAAGAGGCTGCTGAATTTAAATTGAGATTAGAAAAATACTTAAATGGAGATAAAGGTGTAAAGTTACCGATACTAACATCTTGCTGCCCTGCATGGGTTAATTTTATAGAGTATCATTACCCAGACATGTTAGATATTCCATCATCTGCAAAATCTCCACAACAGATGTTTGGTGCTGTATTGAAAAATATTTGGGGGCCAGCAAGAGGAATAAAAAGAGATGAAATAATAAATGTTTCGATAATGCCATGTTTAGCTAAAAAATATGAAGCTTCAAGAGAGGAGTTTTCAACCGATGGAGTTCCAGATGTAGATTATTCTATTTCAACAAGAGAGTTGGCTCACTTATTAAAACAGTCAAATATAGATTTAAAAAAATTAGATGATTCAGAATTCGATAATCCTTTAGGATATTCAACGGGAGCGGCAGTTATATTTGGAAGAACAGGTGGAGTTATAGAAGCTGCAACTAGAACTTTATATGAGTGGATGACAAATGAAACTTTAGAAGAGGTTAATTTTGAATCTATGAGAGGAATGGAAGGAATAAAAATAAGTGAGGTAAAAGTTGGAGATACAGTTGTAAGAATAGCTATAGCAAATGGATTATCTTCGGCGAGAGAGATCTTAAATAAAGTTAAATCAGGAGAAGAGTTTTTCCATGCAATAGAGATTATGGCTTGTAAAGGTGGATGTGTTGGAGGAGGAGGACAACCGTATCACCATGGAGATTTTGAAAAGGTAATAAAAAGAGCTGCTGGACTGCAAAATATTGACAACGGAAAAATGTTTAGAAAATCACATGAAAATCCATATATTCAGTCTCTATATGAAAAATATTTAGAACATCCATTAAGTTCAGAGGCACATAGAATACTACATACAAAGTATTACGCTAAAAAAAATTAA
- a CDS encoding M20/M25/M40 family metallo-hydrolase — protein sequence MIKETRLVENFLDMVKISSPSKNERAMGDYLIKLLEELGLEVKEDNAGEINGGNCGNIIGVLKSPGKKRFLFSAHMDTVVPCEKITPIVENGIIKSDGTSILGGDDKGGIAAIIEMLRVIKDNNLEHPEIVVVFSMAEEIGLLGSKAFDIESYGVDFGFILDSSGKPGKIITKAPSAARGIITIIGKPAHAGISPESGINALTVAAHAITKIKLGRIDLETTSNIGVVKGGQATNIVMPSVELDYEARSLSNEKLEALLKETFDIFEDVCKEFGAKIENTVKVEYPGFVLEDNAEVVEIVKNACERIGIQGETVSSGGGSDTNIYNSKGVPSVNLAVGMSKVHTLEEYIEIKDLVDLSKILVEIIKG from the coding sequence ATGATAAAAGAAACTAGATTGGTAGAGAATTTTTTAGATATGGTAAAAATCTCATCTCCTTCGAAAAATGAAAGAGCTATGGGAGACTATCTAATTAAACTACTAGAAGAGTTAGGATTAGAAGTAAAAGAGGATAATGCTGGAGAGATAAACGGTGGAAACTGTGGGAATATAATTGGAGTTTTAAAGTCTCCAGGAAAGAAGAGATTTTTATTTAGTGCACACATGGATACAGTAGTTCCTTGTGAAAAAATAACTCCAATAGTGGAGAACGGAATTATAAAATCAGATGGAACATCTATATTAGGTGGAGATGATAAAGGTGGAATTGCAGCTATAATAGAGATGTTAAGAGTAATAAAAGATAATAATTTAGAGCATCCTGAAATAGTAGTAGTATTTTCAATGGCAGAAGAGATTGGATTATTAGGATCAAAAGCTTTTGATATTGAAAGCTACGGTGTAGATTTTGGATTTATATTGGATTCAAGTGGAAAGCCTGGAAAAATAATAACAAAAGCTCCATCAGCAGCAAGAGGAATCATAACTATTATAGGAAAACCAGCTCATGCGGGAATATCACCTGAAAGTGGAATTAATGCATTGACAGTAGCAGCACACGCAATCACAAAAATAAAGCTAGGAAGAATAGATCTAGAAACAACTTCAAATATTGGGGTAGTGAAGGGTGGTCAAGCAACAAATATTGTTATGCCATCTGTAGAGTTAGATTATGAAGCTAGAAGTTTATCTAATGAAAAGCTAGAGGCATTATTAAAAGAAACATTTGATATATTCGAAGATGTTTGTAAAGAGTTTGGAGCTAAAATAGAGAATACAGTAAAAGTAGAATACCCAGGGTTTGTATTAGAGGATAACGCTGAAGTAGTAGAGATTGTAAAAAATGCTTGTGAAAGAATAGGAATACAAGGCGAAACAGTTTCTTCTGGTGGTGGAAGTGATACAAACATTTATAATAGTAAAGGAGTTCCAAGTGTAAACTTAGCAGTAGGAATGTCAAAAGTACATACTTTAGAGGAGTATATTGAAATAAAAGATCTAGTAGATTTGTCAAAAATATTAGTTGAAATTATAAAAGGATAG
- the mreC gene encoding rod shape-determining protein MreC — protein MKTGKKKNGVLNIIYLLIIIMVIVFFAKDVFMYTMTEVEEFLLPFQSRIYFLGKTAKESTESVINYKELVSENSKLKHTIAEKSLVEEKNQRLLEENTRLRDLLEMKEHFKFKFKVGKISFQQTREMYESFAINIGEADGIEKNMPVLFKETLIGRVEKVFKNYSIVQMITFQDSIVSANAAEDTIGIVKGNRSDQLIFEPVSFHEAQLKVGDKVSTSGISDVYPKGLSIGEIQEIKPKYDKNVEYIVKLPFNITDMNEIIVLTEVDR, from the coding sequence ATGAAAACAGGAAAGAAGAAAAATGGAGTTTTAAATATAATATATTTACTTATAATCATAATGGTTATAGTTTTCTTTGCAAAAGATGTTTTTATGTATACTATGACAGAGGTTGAAGAATTTTTATTACCATTTCAATCTCGTATCTACTTTTTAGGAAAAACAGCTAAAGAAAGTACTGAAAGTGTTATAAACTATAAAGAGTTAGTTTCTGAGAATAGTAAGTTGAAACATACAATAGCTGAGAAATCACTAGTTGAAGAAAAAAATCAAAGATTGTTAGAAGAGAATACAAGATTAAGAGATCTTCTAGAGATGAAGGAACACTTTAAATTTAAGTTTAAAGTTGGAAAGATAAGTTTTCAACAAACGAGAGAGATGTATGAGAGTTTTGCGATAAATATCGGAGAAGCAGATGGAATAGAAAAAAATATGCCAGTTTTATTTAAAGAAACTTTGATAGGACGTGTAGAGAAAGTATTTAAAAATTATTCAATCGTACAAATGATAACTTTCCAAGATTCAATAGTTAGTGCAAATGCTGCAGAGGATACAATTGGAATAGTTAAAGGAAATAGAAGTGATCAATTAATTTTTGAACCAGTTTCATTCCATGAGGCACAGTTAAAAGTAGGAGATAAGGTTTCAACATCAGGAATTAGTGATGTTTATCCAAAAGGGTTATCAATAGGAGAGATTCAAGAAATTAAACCCAAGTATGATAAAAATGTAGAGTATATAGTGAAGTTACCATTTAATATAACGGATATGAACGAAATAATAGTTCTTACAGAGGTGGATAGATAA
- the recO gene encoding DNA repair protein RecO, with amino-acid sequence MKFIKTKGLIVKKVDFGEGDRIITVFSENFGKIDLLVKGIRKSKKRDQSSVDLLTLSNFTFYKKGDNFILNTIDPIEFFYDLKKDIEKLEISSYILSIINEIILPGERKKEFFQRLEKALYFIVKNNNYTNFLLILKMMNWIIKNEGYRIDISGQKYFNISESVITDSGNDKVIPLKKELFEVLSNIEKAVSISEENVDLNTLIDAIILYEKYINYHLDTKLNLKKHLFGGYSC; translated from the coding sequence ATGAAATTTATAAAAACTAAAGGATTGATAGTAAAGAAAGTAGACTTTGGAGAAGGTGATAGAATTATAACAGTTTTTTCAGAAAATTTTGGAAAGATTGATCTTTTAGTTAAAGGAATTAGAAAAAGTAAAAAAAGAGACCAGAGTTCGGTAGATTTATTAACTCTATCAAATTTTACATTTTACAAAAAAGGTGATAATTTTATACTGAATACAATTGACCCTATAGAATTTTTTTATGATTTAAAAAAGGATATAGAAAAATTAGAAATTTCATCTTATATTCTCTCTATAATAAATGAAATAATCTTGCCAGGAGAGAGAAAAAAAGAGTTTTTTCAAAGATTAGAAAAGGCTTTGTATTTTATCGTAAAAAATAATAACTACACTAATTTTTTACTGATTCTAAAAATGATGAATTGGATTATAAAAAATGAAGGTTATAGAATAGATATATCAGGTCAAAAATATTTTAATATTTCTGAATCGGTAATAACAGACTCTGGAAACGATAAAGTTATTCCTTTAAAGAAAGAGTTATTTGAAGTGTTGTCAAATATAGAGAAAGCGGTATCAATTTCAGAGGAAAATGTAGATTTAAATACTTTAATTGATGCAATTATTCTTTATGAAAAATATATAAACTATCATTTAGATACGAAACTAAATCTAAAGAAACATTTATTTGGAGGTTACTCATGTTAA